A part of Micromonospora chersina genomic DNA contains:
- a CDS encoding glycoside hydrolase family 2 protein yields the protein MSRQTLHEGWVLRAVPGPQVPPEVAGRAVPATVPGEVHTDLLAAGLIPDPYLDDNENGLHWIGRTDWVYETTFDWRRGGDERVDLVCAGLDTVATVTLNGTEVGRTQNQHRGYRFPAGPLLRRGANTLTVRFGSAYRYAEAHRDRLGDRPNAYPEPFHFIRKTACNFGWDWGPTVVTAGIWQEIGLHAWSTARLATVRPLVTVEDGVGRVDLHVEVERAGDDPLTVRATVAGVAVEVAVPAGERHAVATVTVRDPALWWPVGYGDQPLHDLDVTLCAADGRALDGWSRRIGFRSVRLDTAPDAHGSAFTLHVNGVPVFVRGVNWIPDDAFPNRVTRARLAERFAQAVGANVNLLRVWGGGRYESEDFYELADELGLLVQQDFLFACAAYPEEEPFRTEVEAEAREQVTRLASHPSLVLWTGNNENIWGWHDWDWQEPLAGRTWGRGYYLELLPAIVAELDPTRPYWPGSPWSGSEDVYPNDPAHGTTHIWDVWNTDDYTKYREYVPRFVAEFGYQAPPAYATLRRALSDEPLAHDSPGMAHHQKAADGDRKLQRGLDAHLPAAADFDDWHYLTQLNQARAIQLGVEHFRSHRPVCMGTIVWQLNDCWPVTSWAAVDGDGRRKPLWYALRRAYADRLLTVQPRDGGLALVAVNETREAWRAPATVTRLTLTGEPRAKTSVDLDVPAYSSVVLALPAELVRPDEARRELLVAEAGETAERALWFFATDREVEWPAAELSATVEPAGGGQRVRVTARTVLRDLTIFPDRLDPAAQVDRALVTLLPGESATFTVHAESPLDPASLTARPVLRCVNDLTR from the coding sequence GTGAGCCGTCAGACGCTGCACGAGGGTTGGGTGCTGCGGGCCGTGCCCGGCCCGCAGGTGCCGCCGGAGGTCGCCGGCCGGGCGGTGCCGGCGACCGTACCCGGAGAGGTGCACACCGACCTGCTGGCGGCCGGCCTCATCCCCGACCCGTACCTCGACGACAACGAGAACGGCCTGCACTGGATCGGCCGGACCGACTGGGTCTACGAGACCACCTTCGACTGGCGGCGGGGCGGCGACGAGCGGGTCGACCTGGTCTGCGCCGGCCTGGACACGGTCGCCACGGTCACCCTCAACGGCACCGAGGTCGGCCGCACCCAGAACCAGCACCGCGGCTACCGCTTCCCCGCCGGCCCCCTGCTGCGGCGAGGCGCCAACACCCTCACCGTGCGGTTCGGCTCGGCGTACCGCTACGCGGAGGCGCACCGGGACCGGCTCGGCGACCGGCCCAACGCGTACCCGGAGCCCTTCCACTTCATCCGCAAGACCGCCTGCAACTTCGGCTGGGACTGGGGACCGACAGTGGTCACGGCCGGCATCTGGCAGGAGATCGGGCTGCACGCCTGGTCCACCGCCCGGCTCGCGACCGTCCGGCCGCTGGTCACGGTGGAGGACGGCGTCGGCCGGGTGGACCTGCACGTCGAGGTCGAGCGGGCGGGCGACGACCCGCTCACCGTGCGCGCCACCGTCGCGGGCGTCGCCGTCGAGGTCGCCGTCCCGGCGGGGGAGCGTCACGCCGTGGCGACAGTCACCGTCCGCGACCCGGCGCTCTGGTGGCCCGTGGGGTACGGCGACCAGCCCCTGCACGACCTCGACGTGACCCTGTGCGCCGCCGACGGCCGGGCGCTGGACGGCTGGTCCCGCCGGATCGGCTTCCGCTCGGTGCGCCTGGACACCGCCCCCGACGCGCACGGCTCCGCGTTCACCCTGCACGTCAACGGGGTGCCGGTCTTCGTCAGGGGCGTCAACTGGATCCCCGACGACGCCTTCCCGAACCGGGTCACCCGGGCCCGCCTAGCCGAGCGCTTCGCGCAGGCCGTCGGCGCGAACGTCAACCTGCTGCGGGTCTGGGGCGGCGGCCGGTACGAGTCGGAGGACTTCTACGAGCTGGCGGACGAGCTCGGGCTCCTGGTGCAGCAGGATTTCCTCTTCGCGTGCGCCGCGTACCCGGAGGAGGAGCCGTTCCGCACGGAGGTCGAGGCGGAGGCGCGGGAGCAGGTCACCCGGCTCGCCAGCCACCCCTCGCTGGTGCTGTGGACCGGCAACAACGAGAACATCTGGGGTTGGCACGACTGGGACTGGCAGGAGCCCCTGGCCGGCCGCACCTGGGGGCGCGGCTACTACCTGGAGCTGCTGCCCGCGATCGTGGCCGAGCTGGACCCGACCCGGCCGTACTGGCCGGGCAGCCCCTGGTCGGGCAGCGAGGACGTGTACCCGAACGACCCGGCGCACGGCACCACGCACATCTGGGACGTGTGGAACACCGACGACTACACGAAGTACCGGGAGTACGTGCCCCGCTTCGTCGCCGAGTTCGGCTACCAGGCGCCCCCGGCGTACGCGACGCTGCGCCGGGCCCTCTCCGACGAGCCGCTCGCCCACGACTCGCCCGGCATGGCCCACCACCAGAAGGCGGCCGACGGCGACCGGAAACTCCAACGGGGGCTGGACGCCCACCTGCCGGCGGCCGCCGACTTCGACGACTGGCACTACCTCACCCAGCTCAACCAGGCCCGGGCCATCCAGCTCGGCGTCGAGCACTTCCGCTCGCACCGGCCGGTCTGCATGGGCACCATCGTCTGGCAGCTCAACGACTGCTGGCCGGTCACCTCGTGGGCGGCGGTCGACGGCGACGGCCGGCGCAAACCCCTGTGGTACGCGCTGCGCCGGGCGTACGCCGACCGGCTGCTCACCGTGCAGCCGCGGGACGGCGGGCTGGCGTTGGTGGCCGTGAACGAGACCCGCGAGGCGTGGCGCGCGCCGGCCACTGTCACCCGGCTCACGCTCACCGGGGAGCCGAGGGCGAAGACCTCGGTGGACCTCGACGTCCCCGCGTACTCCTCGGTGGTGCTGGCGCTGCCGGCGGAGCTGGTGCGGCCGGACGAGGCCCGGCGGGAGCTGCTGGTCGCGGAGGCCGGCGAGACCGCGGAGCGGGCGCTGTGGTTCTTCGCGACCGACCGGGAGGTCGAGTGGCCGGCCGCGGAGCTGTCCGCGACGGTCGAGCCCGCGGGTGGCGGCCAGCGGGTGCGGGTGACCGCCCGGACCGTGCTGCGCGACCTGACGATCTTCCCGGACCGGCTCGACCCGGCCGCGCAGGTCGACCGGGCGCTGGTCACCCTGCTGCCGGGGGAGTCGGCCACCTTCACGGTGCACGCCGAGTCCCCGCTCGACCCGGCGTCGCTCACCGCCCGCCCGGTCCTCCGCTGCGTCAACGACCTCACCCGGTAG